A genomic window from Dermacentor silvarum isolate Dsil-2018 chromosome 9, BIME_Dsil_1.4, whole genome shotgun sequence includes:
- the LOC119464541 gene encoding tRNA pseudouridine synthase Pus10 has translation MPLKLSDADKPSVFDHLKEIGCCKFCAERFSGERYYDHYKKFEELAALSDVSNGETESHSQESPEEPTPKRQKLGTEATSDLSAHVDDVCKDRLSERRDPFNEGGGDGSGTKDDTGCVACYGLLEIEHLKASYQQIIAAVKESGCVFSKFTFQLSVPVTLELRHHAMVMHLKEKFRESFKECSNIDFVSAKEVWKYIVGPMFADHFGVEFSATSGFQVSVTLPSPNAEEECGFLLKKFPESFPNRKQRKHQCREIFTRSAVLDALRKISDDDFRKLYKCPPDRPSKVESKVEVSCVHSPIYLAGRYCKYSRILSQTPWILNGKRIMEASVQELITDVVTKHIPNEKIMFSSSGREDVDVRMLGRGRPFVLEIFKTKKAVFTTSDMEAIEQEINANTKDISVSDLQVISKDMTQVLKDGEESKQKTYGALCCASRRLTDDDAALVSGLKNVTLKQKTPIRVLHRRNLAERERTVYKMSLEPREDAEDGGHRFYLHITTQAGTYIKEFVHSDFGRTVPSLGSYLNADVDILELDVEEVHLDWPPPRK, from the exons ATGCCTCTAAAGCTCTCCGACGCTGACAAGCCTTCCGTGTTTGATCACCTAAAAGAAATAGGTTGCTGCAAGTTCTGTGCGGAACGTTTCTCCGGCGAGAGATACTACGACCATTACAAGAAATTTGAGGAACTGGCAGCGCTTTCA GATGTCAGTAACGGCGAAACAGAGTCTCACAGCCAGGAGTCGCCAGAAGAACCCACACCGAAGCGACAGAAATTGGGCACCGAGGCCACCAGCGACTTGTCTGCACATGTCGACGACGTCTGTAAAGACAGGCTGTCGGAGCGACGTGACCCTTTCAACGAGGGCGGTGGAGATGGTAGTGGCACCAAGGATGATACTGGCTGTGTTGCTTGCTACGGATTGCTGGAAATTGAACACCTCAAGGCATCCTACCAGCAG aTCATCGCAGCTGTCAAGGAGAGTGGGTGCGTCTTCTCAAAGTTCACATTCCAGCTGTCAGTGCCCGTGACACTTGAACTCCGTCAC CATGCCATGGTGATGCACCTGAAGGAAAAATTTAG AGAATCCTTCAAGGAGTGCAGCAACATTGACTTTGTCAGTGCAAAGGAAGTGTGGAAGTACATAGTTGGACCAATGTTCGCCGACCACTTTGGCGTTGAGTTTTCTGCGACAAGCGGCTTCCAGGTTTCAGTGACACTCCCATCGCCAAACGCCGAGGAAGAGTGCGGGTTTTT GTTAAAAAAGTTTCCTGAATCCTTTCCAAACCGGAAGCAGAGGAAG CACCAATGCCGGGAGATATTCACGCGTAGTGCCGTGCTGGACGCGCTTCGGAAGATCTCGGACGACGACTTTAGAAA GTTGTACAAATGCCCACCAGACAGACCCTCAAAAGTCGAATCCAAGGTGGAAGTTTCGTGCGTCCACTCGCCTATCTACCTCGCAG GTCGTTATTGCAAGTACTCACGCATCCTGAGCCAAACACCCTGGATTCTTAACGGCAAGAGAATCATGGAAGCATCCGTACAAGAATTGATCACCGATGTGGTCACGAAGCACATCCCGAATGAAA AGATTATGTTTTCATCATCTGGGCGCGAAGACGTTGATGTTCGGATGCTTGGAAGAG GACGGCCATTCGTGCTGGAGATTTTCAAGACAAAGAAAGCAGTGTTCACGACATCTGACATGGAGGCCATTGAGCAG GAAATCAATGCAAACACAAAGGACATCAGTGTCAGCGACTTGCAAGTAATTTCGAA GGACATGACACAGGTGTTGAAGGATGGCGAGGAGTCAAAACAAAAAACATACGGGGCGCTGTGTTGTGCGAGCAGGCGGCTCACAGACGATGATGCGGCCCTGGTGTCTGGGCTCAAGAACGTGACACTCAAGCAGAAGACACCCATTCGTGTACTGCACAG GCGAAACCTGGCGGAGCGCGAACGCACAGTGTACAAGATGTCATTGGAGCCACGAGAAGATGCCGAAGATGGGGGACACAGGTTCTATCTCCACATCACCACTCAGGCCGGCAC
- the LOC119464543 gene encoding uncharacterized protein LOC119464543, with protein MAARIVRTSVCSCVRLQATLASSVHSRCLATSRALLVRGTKLSVEREDRQDEQCADDDFYGISSDRGVVTVDNPLGDRHERLRRFSHLTRSRNARVSDENVLVANYGTIRYDSDNKAKYHGQFEDDTLLDDFVLDIYGRDADGEQKGSRVAPVKGSNESERQNQQEGSVSARKAARKKKKSVDSVEGAIPVGSERQDVNLVNATVKLSQGVARTSLPQSAPVDDRRVVENSGSKSEGVVVSRRESLETVCEALNTEQNNNMQVNDRLESVVGRLSPAEDTAAQTPRSAKHFSEQGDEGLSDSGVSSPATSTFESFVTSVRTSEDLKSSVSETRATKPRSKARRESDDTIKAEDAFQNTVVELRQEPLSFAEESSVASQDSKKTKKKKAKEAKTDDEKIDSSSISGEHNPTAFEYLRKPQQFHLKLDSKGFLILKSEVRPNLTTMLRSEVVDLLRQRVLYDGNDILILDKPYGMICHGSAKGVPDAHVLVRLLPDLSSALYPQKDVKLYTVHRLDRDVTGTIVLAKTQQMADVLQTLFEERNVIKTYQAITFGVPDNEQATIDMPLAEGSVGSAKRMVICPKLEPDFQRLVPKFSKTYEAVTHYRVLRSHGRAAYLELKPVTGVKHQIRVHLGFGLRCPILGDHKYSHLRHLGPQKLSGDILNRLNVRQTKARHIPMHLHSSSVLIPEILDGRNLFVAAKLPYHFVQNLKRLNLHRHN; from the coding sequence ATGGCTGCGCGCATCGTGCGCACGAGTGTCTGTAGCTGCGTTCGCCTTCAAGCGACTCTCGCAAGCTCGGTGCATTCCCGGTGTCTCGCGACGTCGCGAGCCCTCTTGGTTCGAGGAACGAAGCTAAGCGTCGAGCGAGAGGACCGCCAGGACGAACAGTGTGCGGACGATGACTTCTACGGCATCTCGAGCGACCGCGGCGTCGTCACGGTAGACAACCCGCTCGGCGACCGGCACGAACGACTCCGCCGCTTCTCGCACCTGACTCGCAGTCGAAATGCGAGGGTCTCGGACGAAAACGTTTTAGTGGCCAATTATGGCACGATTCGCTATGACAGTGACAACAAGGCGAAGTACCACGGTCAGTTTGAGGACGACACGCTGTTGGACGACTTCGTCTTGGACATTTACGGGAGGGACGCCGACGGCGAACAGAAAGGCAGTCGGGTGGCTCCTGTTAAGGGTTCGAATGAATCGGAGCGACAGAACCAGCAGGAAGGAAGCGTTTCAGCTAGGAAGGcagcgagaaagaaaaagaaatctgtTGACAGCGTCGAAGGCGCGATACCGGTTGGCTCTGAGCGGCAAGACGTTAATTTGGTGAACGCAACGGTGAAGTTATCTCAGGGAGTTGCACGAACGTCTCTTCCGCAATCTGCACCCGTTGACGATCGACGTGTCGTCGAAAATTCTGGTTCCAAGTCCGAAGGAGTAGTAGTGTCCAGGAGAGAATCGCTCGAAACCGTATGCGAAGCACTCAATACTGAACAGAATAATAATATGCAGGTTAATGACCGCCTGGAAAGCGTTGTAGGAAGGCTTTCGCCTGCAGAAGACACTGCAGCGCAAACACCTAGAAGCGCCAAACACTTTTCGGAGCAGGGCGACGAAGGGTTGAGCGATAGTGGCGTCTCGTCACCTGCTACAAGCACTTTCGAGAGCTTTGTAACGTCTGTaaggacaagcgaggacttaaaAAGTTCAGTGTCTGAAACTAGAGCGACAAAGCCGAGGTCAAAGGCCAGGCGCGAAAGTGATGACACGATAAAGGCGGAAGATGCTTTCCAAAACACTGTTGTAGAACTCCGTCAGGAACCGTTGTCTTTCGCCGAGGAAAGTTCTGTGGCCTCCCAAGACAGCAAAAAaaccaagaaaaagaaagcaaaggagGCAAAAACGGATGACGAAAAAATAGACTCCTCAAGTATCAGTGGGGAACACAATCCAACAGCTTTCGAGTACCTCCGCAAGCCACAGCAGTTCCACCTCAAGCTTGACAGCAAGGGGTTCCTCATCCTCAAGTCGGAGGTCAGGCCTAACTTGACCACCATGCTCCGGTCTGAAGTGGTAGATCTATTGAGGCAGCGTGTTCTCTATGATGGTAATGACATACTTATCCTGGACAAGCCATACGGCATGATCTGCCATGGATCTGCAAAAGGTGTCCCCGACGCTCACGTGCTGGTTCGCCTGCTACCAGACCTGTCATCTGCTCTCTACCCTCAAAAGGATGTCAAGCTGTACACTGTGCATCGTCTCGACCGTGATGTCACGGGCACCATCGTGTTGGCCAAGACGCAGCAGATGGCAGACGTGTTGCAGACACTGTTTGAGGAGCGCAACGTCATAAAGACCTACCAGGCCATCACATTCGGGGTACCTGACAACGAACAAGCGACAATTGACAtgcctttggctgaaggatccgTTGGCTCTGCTAAACGGATGGTCATCTGCCCGAAACTGGAGCCAGATTTCCAGCGACTGGTGCCAAAGTTCTCAAAGACTTACGAGGCCGTCACGCACTATCGCGTGTTGAGATCCCATGGCAGAGCTGCCTACCTCGAACTGAAGCCTGTGACCGGTGTCAAACACCAGATCCGGGTGCACCTGGGGTTTGGTCTCCGCTGTCCGATCCTGGGAGACCACAAGTACTCGCACCTGAGACACCTAGGTCCACAGAAACTTTCCGGAGACATATTGAACAGGTTGAATGTCCGACAGACCAAAGCGAGGCACATCCCTATGCACCTTCACTCCAGTTCAGTCCTGATTCCCGAGATCTTGGATGGCAGGAATTTATTTGTCGCAGCAAAACTTCCGTACCATTTTGTGCAGAACTTGAAGCGACTCAATCTCCACAGACATAATTAA